From the Verrucomicrobiales bacterium genome, the window CAGCTGCGACGCACGCTTCCCCTGCAAGGATGCTGCAAAGGTCCGGAGGCAGGATAACTCCGAATTTCAGGAGAGCATCGATGAGTTGTTCAAATGTCATGTCGACGCCGGGGTGATGAACCATGTTGTGGAACACAAAACTCTCAGGCTCGCCGTCCGACTTCGTCACGTCCTCGATGGTGAGGAAGAATCCTCTCAGACCGTCGTCGAATCCGAGGAAGATCTCAAGGTTATCATGATCGGTGATTATCGCGTAGCGGGACATGGCGTGGCTCCTGGGTTCGTTGCGGCACGGGTAGGTTGAACCGCAAAGGTCGCCCTTTGCGGTGAAAACCTTCTCGTCGGTTGCGCGCTTCGTCATGGGTGAACTGTCGACCGGCAGGCGGATTTTGTTGAGGCCAAAGTTTGGGAATGGTGCGATCAAACGGCGTTCAGTTAGAATGCAGTTTGGAAATTCAATCCGAGGGAGGGAACGCGGTTGGTTTCAGGTGAATCCATATTGGAGCTGGCTTTGCCGTTGGCAGGCGCTTGTCTGGGCATCGGTCTGGTTCGTCGTTGGCTGCACCGGGGCACAGGAGTCACGTTCGCTCATGTGCGTGGTCGGGCGCTTCAAGATTCCGACCACGTTCAGTCCCGGTCGATCAAAGATCCCGGCGGCTTTCGCCTGGGGATGTGCCAGCTTCCCAGCCGGCTCGCTTACGGACACGTAGCCATCGTGGGAGCCACTGGAAGTGGGAAAACACTTCTCCAGCGGTTGCTGATGCAATCCGTGCTCCCGCGCGTCGGTAAAGGCCTCGATCAGCGAGCCCTGATCTACGACGCGAAGCAGGATGTAGTATCGCTCCTGCGGGGAATGGATTTGCACTGCCCGATCGTGCTTCTCAATCCGTTGGACCAACGGGCAGCAGCGTGGGATATGGCAAAGGATGTGACGTCGCCCGCTGCAGCCCTTCAAGCCGCGGCTTTGTTGTTTCCAAAGGCGGTGAATGATGCCAATCCCTTCTTCTCGAACGCCGCTCGGCATCTCCTCTATGGGGTGATGGTGTCGTTGATCCTGGGTGCACCTGGACGGTGGACGCTGCGTCATCTGCTTCTGATTCTGCGTTCTGAGCCTCTTCTCAAATCGGTTCTCTCCCAGTGGGAGGCGACCCGACATCTGACCCAGTATTGTGACCACACGGCCACGTTTCAAAACATCCTTTCCACGCTGCTGACCCGGACGGCTCCCTACGAAATCATCGCAGCTGCTTGGGATCGTTCACCCACACGCATCAGCCTCCGGGGATGGTTGAG encodes:
- a CDS encoding type IV secretion system DNA-binding domain-containing protein, whose amino-acid sequence is MPLAGACLGIGLVRRWLHRGTGVTFAHVRGRALQDSDHVQSRSIKDPGGFRLGMCQLPSRLAYGHVAIVGATGSGKTLLQRLLMQSVLPRVGKGLDQRALIYDAKQDVVSLLRGMDLHCPIVLLNPLDQRAAAWDMAKDVTSPAAALQAAALLFPKAVNDANPFFSNAARHLLYGVMVSLILGAPGRWTLRHLLLILRSEPLLKSVLSQWEATRHLTQYCDHTATFQNILSTLLTRTAPYEIIAAAWDRSPTRISLRGWLREESILVLGNDEDNRTAIDAMNQLIFKRITELVLAQPEKPQSSNRTTWIMLDEVRQAGRLEGLSALMTKGRSKGGAVVLGLQDINGLRDVYGREVADELIGQCNTKAILRLNSPETAKWAEGVVGTSEFLETRRSSSRNRNFQCVGLNAGGSAGESVSNNIASRPLVLSSEFMDFPETSMENGLSGVFLSPVTGAFKDMLPGKWLREQLAVPCAQTVNYQPRPEAEQYLRPWSDQDAEELGMGTLNRKGREERKGGD